The following nucleotide sequence is from Pseudonocardia abyssalis.
CACGACCTGGCCCGGTGGGTCGGCACGTGGCTGTTCACGCCGTTCTACCGGGTGCGGGTGCACCACGCCGAACGGCTGCCGGCGGCCGGTCCGGTGGTGCTCGTCGCCAACCACAGCGCGTTCGTCGACGGGCCGTTGCTGTTCGGACTGGTCGGACGGCGTGCGGTGTTCCTGGTCAAGCAGGAGATGTTCGACGGCCCGGCCGGCCGGGCACTACCGAGGATCGGTCAGCTGGGCGTGCGCCGCGGGGCGCCCGACCGGCGGCCGTTGACGGCCGCGGTGGCGGTGTTGCGCGAGGGCGGGCTCGTCGGGGTGTTCCCCGAGGGCACCCGCGGAGAGGGCGACATGGCCGCGGCACAGCACGGCGCGGCCTGGCTGGCGCGCACCTCCGGTGCGGTGGTGCTGCCGGTGGTCTGCCGGGGCACGCGCCGCCCGGCCGGGACCGGTCGTCGCTTCCGCCCGCGGGTGGACGTACTGGTCGGCGATCCACTGGACCTCCCCGCAGGTGGTGGGCGCGCGGGACTCGCCGCCGCCACCGAGACCGTCCGGGCCGCGCTGGCCGGGATGGTCCGAGAACTCGATGCCCAACGGAGCAACACATGAGCGAGTACGACGAGGACACCCTCACCGAGATGGGCCGGCTGGGTCTCGACCCGTCCGAGTTCACCGACGCCGACCTGGCCGACGGGGCGGACGGCGAGCCCGAGGGGCTGGTCCCGGCACCCGTGCTCGCGGTCGTCGGGCGACCCAACGTCGGCAAGTCGACGCTGGTCAACCGGCTGCTGGGCCGCCGCGAGGCCGTCGTCCAGGACATCCCGGGCGTCACCCGCGACCGCATCGCCTACGACGCGCTGTGGAACGGACGCCGCTTCACCCTCGTCGACACCGGAGGCTGGGAGCCCGACGCCAAGGGGCTACAGGCCTCGGTCGCGGCGCAGGCGGAGATGGCGATGCAGACCGCCGACGCCGTGCTGCTCGTCGTCGACGCCTCGGTGGGGGCCACCACCACCGACGAGGCCGTCGCGCGCGTGCTTCGCCGCGGCGACGTCCCGGTGATGCTGTGCGCCACGAAGGCCGACGACGACCGCCTGACCTCCGACATCGCGTCGCTGTGGCGGCTCGGGCTCGGCGAGCCGCACCCGGTCTCCGGGCTGCACGGCCGCGGCTCGGGCGACCTGCTCGACGAGATCCTGGCCATCCTCCCGGAGAGCCCGCGCGACCTCGGGTTCGGCGCCCCCGGCGGCCCGCGCCGCGTGGCGCTGGTCGGCAAGCCGAACGTGGGCAAGTCGAGCCTGCTCAACCGGGTCTCCGGCGAGATCCGGTCGGTCGTGCACGAGGTCGCCGGCACCACGGTCGACCCCGTCGACTCCCTGGTCGAGCTCGACGGCGAGGTGTGGCGCTTCGTCGACACCGCGGGCCTGCGCAAGCGCGTCAACACCGCGAGCGGCATGGAGTACTACGCCAGCCTGCGCACCAAGGCCGCGATCGAGGCGGCCGAGGTGGCCGTCGTGCTGATCGACGCGGGCGAGCCGATCGCCGAGCAGGACCAGCGCGTGATCACGATGGTCGAGGAGGCCGGGCGCGCGCTGGTGCTCGTGTTCAACAAGTGGGACCTCGTCGACGAGGACCGGCGCCTGGCGATGAAGCGCGAGCTCGAGCGCGACCTCGTGCGCGTGCGCTGGGCCGAGCGCGTCAACATCTCGGCGCTGACGGGGCGCTCGGTCACCAAGATCGCGCCGTCGCTGCGCACCGCGCTGGCGTCGTGGGACCGGCGGGTGCCGACCGGGCGGCTCAACGGCTGGCTCTCCGAGGTGGTCAACGCGACGCCGCCGCCGGTGCGCGCGGGCAAGCAGCCCAAGATCCTGTTCGCGACGCAGGCCGCCACCCGTCCGCCGACGTTCGTGCTGTTCACCAGCGGATTCCTGGAGGCGGGCTACCGGCGGTTCCTCGAGCGGCGGCTGCGTGAGGAGTTCGAGTTCACCGGTTCGCCGATCCGGATGTCGATCCGGGTGCGGGAGAAGCGCTCGCGCAAGTAGGCCGCCGCACTAGGCTCACCTGCGTGAACCGGGGGGAGCACGACGGGTCTCGTGCTGTGCGGGTGGTGCTCGCCGACGACGAGCCGCTCATGCGCGCGGGCCTGCGGACGGTGCTGGAGGTCGGCGGCAGCGTGCGCGTCGTCGGGGAGGCCGACGACGGCCACGCCCTGCTGGAGCAGATCGACCGGCACCGGCCCGACGTGGTGCTCGTCGACGTCCAGATGCCCGGCTCCGGCGGGCTCGACGCGCTGCGGACCCTCTGCGCGCGTCCCGGCGCCCCACCGGCGGCCGTGCTCACGACGTTCGACCTCGACGAGTACGTCGCCGAGGCGCTGCGGATCGGGGTGCAGGGGTTCCTGCTCAAGGACGCCGAACCCGACGCACTGGTGCGTGCCGTGCTCGACCTCGCCGCGGGTGGGGCCGTGCTCGACCCACGCATCACCGCCCGCCTGCTGCCGCGCCTCGCCGGCGGGGCACCGGCGCGCCCGCCCGTCGAGCTCACGATGCGTGAGCAGCAGGTCCTCAGCGGGCTGGCGGCGGGGGAGTCGAACGCGGCCATCGGGGCCCGGCTCGGGCTGGCGCCGGCGACCGTCAAGAAGTACGTGTCCGCGGTGCTGGTGAAGCTGGGCGCCGACAACCGGGTCCAGGCGGCGCTGCTCGCGCAGGGATGGGGGCTCTAGGTGCGGTGGGCGCGGTTCGTCGGGACGGAACTGCTGGCGGTCGCGCTGACCGCGGTCGTCGCGGTGCTGGGGGAGCCGGCGTTCGCCTGGTCGGTGCCCGCGGCGCTGGTGGGCTGCGCCCTGCTGCCGCTGCGGCACGTGTGGCCGCCGCTGGCGCTGCTCGGGGTACTGGCGGGGCTGGCCGGCGGGCTGGGCTGGCCCCCCGCGCTCGTCGCGCTGTACCGGCTGGGCCGCCACGGCCGGTCGGTGCCCCGGGTGCTGCTGTGGCTGGTGCTGCCCGTCGTCGCCGCCGTGGCCCCGGTGTTCGCGACGCAGGACCTGCGGTGGAACCAGGGCGTGCTCGTCGTCGGGTACGTCGTGGTCAACGCGGCCGCGGCCACCGTCGTCGGGATGCTGGTGGGCACGCGCGCGCGGCTCGTCGAGAGCGCGACCGAGCTGGCCCGCGTGCGGGACTCCGCCCTCGCCGCCCGCGCCGACGCCGCCCGTGCCGAGGAGCGGGCCCGGATCGGGCGGGAGATCCACGACGCGGTCGGGCACCACATCACGCTGATCGCGGTAGGCGCCGCGGCGCTGGCCGCGTCGACGCGGGAGGAGGGCACCCGCCGCGCCGCTGACGAGCTGCGCGCGCTGGCGAAGCGCTCGCTCGGCGAGGTCCGCACGGCGCTCGGCCTGGTCTCCTCCACGGCCGGTGCGGGAACGGCGGGGGCGGTCGTGTCCGACGTGGACGCGCTGGTGGCGCAGTGGCGCGAGGCCGGCCTGGCCGTCGAACTCGTCGACGCCCGGCGCACGACGGATCTCCCCCCGGCCCTCGGGCGCGCGGCCTACCGGGTGGTGCAGGAGTCCCTGACCAACGCCGCACGCCACGCGCCCGGTTCGGAGGTCCGCGTCGAGATCGGGTCCGTGGCGGGGTCGCTGTCGGTGCGGGTCGACAACACGGCGTCCGCGGAGGCACGCGACGTCGTCGGTCGCGGAGGGGCCGGCCTGACCGGTCTGACCGAGCGCGTCGGCGCCGTCGGCGGTCGGATCACCGCAGGCCCGCGCCCCGACGGCGGGTTCACCGTGGAGGCCTGGTTCCCGCCGCAACCCGCCCCGGTCGCGTAGTTACCGACGGGTACCCACCAAAGTCGCCCATGCAGGGCGACCGAGGGCGGTGGTGGACCGTGCCCGGAGCCCGCAGGATGATCGAGTCGCAGGTGCCGGGAAACCGGTGCCCGCGGCCAGCAGGTGCGGCGACCAGGTGTTGGGGGGAGCCATGACCGGCCGAACGAGGGTTGTGGTCAGCCGTGTTGTAGGCTGATGGAGCCTCTTCGGGGGCGGCCGGGACGTGGCGCAGCTTGGTAGCGCACTTGACTGGGGGTCAAGGGGTCGCAGGTTCAAATCCTGTCGTCC
It contains:
- the der gene encoding ribosome biogenesis GTPase Der; the protein is MSEYDEDTLTEMGRLGLDPSEFTDADLADGADGEPEGLVPAPVLAVVGRPNVGKSTLVNRLLGRREAVVQDIPGVTRDRIAYDALWNGRRFTLVDTGGWEPDAKGLQASVAAQAEMAMQTADAVLLVVDASVGATTTDEAVARVLRRGDVPVMLCATKADDDRLTSDIASLWRLGLGEPHPVSGLHGRGSGDLLDEILAILPESPRDLGFGAPGGPRRVALVGKPNVGKSSLLNRVSGEIRSVVHEVAGTTVDPVDSLVELDGEVWRFVDTAGLRKRVNTASGMEYYASLRTKAAIEAAEVAVVLIDAGEPIAEQDQRVITMVEEAGRALVLVFNKWDLVDEDRRLAMKRELERDLVRVRWAERVNISALTGRSVTKIAPSLRTALASWDRRVPTGRLNGWLSEVVNATPPPVRAGKQPKILFATQAATRPPTFVLFTSGFLEAGYRRFLERRLREEFEFTGSPIRMSIRVREKRSRK
- a CDS encoding lysophospholipid acyltransferase family protein, which encodes MTGTQLPTGSWPWFHDLARWVGTWLFTPFYRVRVHHAERLPAAGPVVLVANHSAFVDGPLLFGLVGRRAVFLVKQEMFDGPAGRALPRIGQLGVRRGAPDRRPLTAAVAVLREGGLVGVFPEGTRGEGDMAAAQHGAAWLARTSGAVVLPVVCRGTRRPAGTGRRFRPRVDVLVGDPLDLPAGGGRAGLAAATETVRAALAGMVRELDAQRSNT
- a CDS encoding sensor histidine kinase is translated as MRWARFVGTELLAVALTAVVAVLGEPAFAWSVPAALVGCALLPLRHVWPPLALLGVLAGLAGGLGWPPALVALYRLGRHGRSVPRVLLWLVLPVVAAVAPVFATQDLRWNQGVLVVGYVVVNAAAATVVGMLVGTRARLVESATELARVRDSALAARADAARAEERARIGREIHDAVGHHITLIAVGAAALAASTREEGTRRAADELRALAKRSLGEVRTALGLVSSTAGAGTAGAVVSDVDALVAQWREAGLAVELVDARRTTDLPPALGRAAYRVVQESLTNAARHAPGSEVRVEIGSVAGSLSVRVDNTASAEARDVVGRGGAGLTGLTERVGAVGGRITAGPRPDGGFTVEAWFPPQPAPVA
- a CDS encoding response regulator, giving the protein MNRGEHDGSRAVRVVLADDEPLMRAGLRTVLEVGGSVRVVGEADDGHALLEQIDRHRPDVVLVDVQMPGSGGLDALRTLCARPGAPPAAVLTTFDLDEYVAEALRIGVQGFLLKDAEPDALVRAVLDLAAGGAVLDPRITARLLPRLAGGAPARPPVELTMREQQVLSGLAAGESNAAIGARLGLAPATVKKYVSAVLVKLGADNRVQAALLAQGWGL